Proteins from a single region of Streptomyces glaucescens:
- a CDS encoding class I SAM-dependent methyltransferase produces the protein MVARQLEEQIVGRFPVGQRLRVLDVGMGQGTQALRLARAGHRVTGLEQDPTMIAAARTALSGEPEGIRERMRIIEGDGRDTGVHFLPGSFDVVLCHGVLMYVEEPDPLLAGLARVLAPGGLLSLLVRNGDALAMRPGLSGDWAGALASFDTTAYRNRLGLDVRADRLSTLTATLAGIGAPLHAWYGVRVFTDTAADGAEAPADLETLLAVEEKAGRTDPYRGVAALLHLCGVRG, from the coding sequence CTGGTCGCCCGGCAGCTCGAGGAGCAGATAGTCGGGCGCTTCCCGGTCGGGCAGCGGCTGCGGGTGCTCGACGTGGGGATGGGCCAGGGCACGCAGGCACTGCGGCTGGCCCGCGCCGGGCACCGGGTCACCGGCCTGGAGCAGGACCCGACGATGATCGCCGCGGCGCGCACCGCGCTGTCCGGTGAGCCGGAGGGCATCCGGGAACGGATGCGGATCATCGAGGGCGACGGCCGGGACACGGGAGTGCACTTCCTGCCGGGCAGCTTCGACGTGGTGCTCTGCCACGGCGTGCTGATGTACGTCGAGGAGCCCGATCCGCTGCTGGCGGGGCTGGCGCGGGTGCTGGCGCCGGGCGGTCTGCTGTCGCTGCTGGTGCGCAACGGGGACGCGCTGGCGATGCGGCCGGGCCTGTCCGGCGACTGGGCGGGGGCGCTGGCCTCCTTCGACACGACCGCGTACCGCAACCGGCTGGGGCTGGACGTGCGCGCCGACCGGCTGAGCACGCTGACCGCCACGCTCGCCGGGATCGGGGCGCCGCTGCACGCCTGGTACGGGGTGCGGGTCTTCACGGACACGGCGGCGGACGGCGCGGAGGCGCCGGCCGACCTGGAGACGCTGCTTGCGGTGGAGGAGAAGGCCGGGCGGACGGACCCGTACCGGGGGGTCGCGGCGCTGCTGCACCTGTGCGGCGTACGCGGCTGA